One genomic window of Cygnus olor isolate bCygOlo1 chromosome 3, bCygOlo1.pri.v2, whole genome shotgun sequence includes the following:
- the FKBP1B gene encoding peptidyl-prolyl cis-trans isomerase FKBP1B isoform X2 — translation MLQNGKKFDSSRDRNKPFRFKIGRQEVIKGFEEGVTQMSLGQRAKLTCTPEMAYGATGHPGVIPPNATLLFDVELLRLE, via the exons ATGCTGCAGAATGGGAAGAAGTTTGATTCCTCCAGAGACAGAAACAAGCCTTTCAGGTTCAAGATTGGCAGGCAAGAAGTCATTAAGGGATTTGAAGAAGGTGTTACACAG ATGAGCTTAGGACAAAGAGCAAAGCTGACCTGCACACCTGAGATGGCCTACGGAGCCACGGGGCACCCAGGGGTCATCCCTCCCAACGCCACCCTCCTCTTCGACGTGGAGCTGCTCAGGTTGGAGTGA